AGGCCTTGCGCCCCCTTTGCCCGCGCGTATCAACAGCGCGGAAACGTCCTGGCAAAGCGCGGAACATCGTTCCATGCGTACCAGTACGGCGGGGTATGCTAAGGCCTCGTAGCGCCGGCCAACCATGGCGTACCGGCACCGAAATTCTGTCATCTTGGGTCAACCGTCAGAGCCAGTCCGTCGCCACCCGCCCATGACCCGAAATGACAGATTTTCGCCCTCTTCGGCAATGGTCCTTCAATGCGCCGGCGATGAGGATGACGATAACGTTTCCGCCAGCGCGGTTCTGTTTCCGGGCCGACCGTTCGCGGCGATACAGGCATGCCATGCCTCATCCCCCGAGTCTGCGCGACATGCACCCACTCTTACCCGCGTCCTCGCAACAGACTTAGCCTTTATGAAGTATCGCTCCGTCGTACCCTCCACCTTGCTGCACTCCCGTATCCAGCTAGGCACGGCTGGCCTAACGGATAAACTCTGGCTTCGCGTGTCGACAGCATGCGACTTTCTATCCAACTGGGGGGTGCAGGTCAACTTATCGATTTGGAGAGGTCTTCCGTGCGATGTCTTGATCGTAGACAGAACTAGCAGTTATGGCCTTCTTGCCTACGAAGTGGCTATACGTCGAAATATCCGCATGCTGGCTGTAGAAAGTACTATTGAACACATACCTTGCCTTCCCCGCGAAGCTAATTCAGCGACTATTGCCGGTGCCTTACACGAGATACTATTCGAATCATCAACAAGGAGAACACTCTCCACCTCACCGGAGCAAAAGGGCTCTATCTCGCATATGACTGATCCATGGCCTCATGATTGAAGGTGTGTCGCATGTCGACTTAAGCATTTATGACTAGCTATCTTCATCCTTAGCTGCCGGTCTCGCATAAACGCCCATGACATATCCGAGCGCGGTATCGGCTTGGGGATTCGCCAGTCCAGCGACGGAACGCACGGGTGAGGTTTGCTGCATCGGCATATCCTCGTCGACCCGCGATTTCGTCTACGGTCATGGTCGTATTCACGACATCCTCCATGACCTCCCACTTGCGCGCCTCATCGACCAGATTACGGAACTGGATGCCGTGAATGCGTAGCCGACGCTTGAGCGCACTGCTTGACATACATAGCAATGACGCGACTTCATCCTGGCTCAAATAGCTGCCATCTCCCCGAGCGAGAATCAGCCTTGTGCGAGCTAATAAACTAGCATTGAAGCCATATCGATGGCGATCCCTTTCACACTGATGCCTTGATCTCCTCAAGGACGCAGCATTTGCGCTTGGTAGTCGCAAGTCAAGATATTGAATGGGTATTCGCACTAGGCACAATTTTGTATCAAAGCGCACATCCATGAGCCGTTTCTGATAGGCACTGAAGTATTCAGGCTCACTTTCAGGAAACCAGAGCTCGACATCCGGAAGACTCTGCTGCGTTAACTGCTCACCTAGCCGAGCCGTTATTGTCGCTATGCGCTCAAGAGCAGAGCGGCGCATAAGGCCACCAACCGACAAGTCATGGATTTGGAGCTCTACAACTCTGCGTTGTTCATGCAAATGTATGCCGAATGAGGTCGTACAAAGGCTCAGATACCGCTCCCACA
This window of the Dyella sp. A6 genome carries:
- a CDS encoding AraC family transcriptional regulator gives rise to the protein MSKWCGADVSAEYLAGLVQVLDKYGIALREVTGGIGVDLDYFDADLRLTTQQDAVLLENAARLTGNRGIGFELGLSSTMTWHGILGLALMSSATLREALELWERYLSLCTTSFGIHLHEQRRVVELQIHDLSVGGLMRRSALERIATITARLGEQLTQQSLPDVELWFPESEPEYFSAYQKRLMDVRFDTKLCLVRIPIQYLDLRLPSANAASLRRSRHQCERDRHRYGFNASLLARTRLILARGDGSYLSQDEVASLLCMSSSALKRRLRIHGIQFRNLVDEARKWEVMEDVVNTTMTVDEIAGRRGYADAANLTRAFRRWTGESPSRYRARICHGRLCETGS